The following coding sequences lie in one Heliangelus exortis chromosome 6, bHelExo1.hap1, whole genome shotgun sequence genomic window:
- the COBLL1 gene encoding cordon-bleu protein-like 1 isoform X8: protein MDGRAQQTAAPPPSGKKSKAPPPPSETKFIAVSTFDDTESANPVMEQKENVIDKDIELSVVLPGDVIKYTTVNGRKPMMDLLIFLCAQYHLNPSSYTIELVSAENSQIKFKPNTPVGMLEVEKVIVKPKQLDKKKPAPVIPEQTVRVVINYKKTQKTVVRVSPHSPLQELIPIICSKCEFDPSHTLLLKNYQSQEPLDVTKSLNDLGLRELYAMDISRDSYQSENLDVLKEKENKGFFSFFQRSKKKREQAASAPATPLMSKPRPTFMRSNTISKQYDSNTLPSEMPKKRRAPLPPLPHSQSAPQELAQAQAPPGLVRKGSLQLSDTASVNASLRRMKRKAPSPPSRAPEHQNESSNQTVTVPTESAPSKVEEGSTEMQSETGVKSSEYSLGEIDEREEMSVQQREDSESTNNSLGTGEITAAFSSAEVPLEMEKNNPASSASVPGSVSVDSSESFKEEKQENMSTDGKGLQTKISSEQDAFEKDRKLRILDQHRTNDHSDTKLLPTTEEGKELQTAEIKTVNFRENNKLEVDRLSNCQACKNDVSVSPQNYPQLIPEKQNSLDIVKTQDVAIQTGPSDSNLGRTKQKEIIVPQGYESPTFRGLTTQYSTDTNSPLQVRHGVQEDKDTSTEQNLEKQEAACEKVILTKDQSHLCMNGSNFSPPDTTAKTPVGSPVRGHPFYRQDAKPKPKPGNEITRDYIPKIGMTTYKIVPPKSLEIMKSWESESPSDYKDQEVSPLENSLKHEDPKGLTVQAEISYLPKSVGHLQTDSPNEPAANNLLHRVNSLSEHVLVSGAEITSDSNRMEIESSKQRVPPLSLDNTNASSEAQDKSNVLSPTTKPSSFYLQMQRRASGHYVTSAVARSTVVAPNSIQNEVKNTEMGKRVSSPDPTSLSLHKASVSFPPADEGEVDAEKKIESPISPVKSNKPSSVPSCPPALVNLKTLRTFAVPKPYSSSRPSPFALAVSSAVKRSQSFSKTRTITSPALREESPVELSSATSAAESSLATSMPQVKSPSLQTVTGGAQNSLMDKEARNVNSEQKSQVQSGASSDHPPSVTKRPTAMTFQHSDPEQIHQSLMAAIRSGEAAAKLKRVGPPSNTVSVNGRARLSPLYSTEAKTNH from the exons GAAGCCCATGATGGACTTACTGATCTTTCTCTGTGCACAGTATCATTTAAATCCGTCGAGTTATACTATAGAGTTGGTATCAGCAGAAAACAGCCAGATAAAATTTAAGCCCAACACACCAGTGGGAATGCTTGAAGTGGAAAAGGTGATTGTAAAGCCAAAACAACTGGATAAGAAGAAACCTGCTCCTGTTATACCAGAG cAAACAGTAAGGGTAGTGATAAACTACAAGAAGACACAGAAGACAGTAGTAAGAGTAAGTCCTCATTCACCCCTTCAAGAACTCATACCAATCATCTGTAGTAAATGTGAGTTTGATCCTTCACACACCCTGCTGTTGAAGAATTACCAATCTCAAGAACCCCTTGATGTGACAAAATCTCTTAATGACCTTGGACTAAGAGAATTATATGCCATGGATATCAGTCGAG ACTCCTACCAATCAGAAAATCTAGATGttctgaaggagaaagaaaacaaaggatttttcagcttttttcaacgaagcaagaagaaaagagaacaa GCTGCCAGTGCCCCAGCAACTCCATTGATGAGCAAACCAAGGCCAACATTTATGAGATCCAACACCATCAGCAAGCAGTATGATTCAAACACTTTGCCATCTGAAATGCCAAAGAAACGCAGAGCTCCTTTACCGCCTCTGCCGCATTCTCAGAGTGCTCCCCAGGAACTTGCACAAGCCCAG GCCCCTCCAGGATTAGTACGGAAAGGTTCCCTGCAGCTCAGTGACACCGCTTCTGTCAACGCCTCTCTACGGAGGATGAAGCGCAAAGCACCCTCACCACCTTCTAGAGCACCAGAACATCAAAATGAAAGCAGTAATCAGACTG TAACAGTGCCAACAGAATCAGCTCCTTCTAAAGTGGAAGAAGGATCCACTGAAATGCAGTCTGAAACAG GTGTAAAGAGCTCAGAATACAGCCTGGGAGAAATTGATGAAAGGGAAGAGATGAGTGTGCAACAGAGAGAGGACAGTGAAAGCACAAATAACTCTCTTGGGACAGGAGAGATTACTGCagccttcagctctgctgaggtaccactggaaatggaaaaaaataatcctgcttCATCAGCTTCAGTTCCCGGTAGTGTTTCTGTAGACAGCTCAGAAAGcttcaaggaagaaaaacaagaaaatatgaGCACAGATGGCAA AGGACTACAGACTAAGATAAGCAGTGAGCAAGATGCATTTGAAAAAGACAGGAAGCTTAGAATTTTGGATCAACATAGAACCAATG ATCACAGTGATACAAAACTCCTTCCAACaacagaagaagggaaagaactTCAGacagctgaaattaaaacagtaaattttagagaaaataaCAAGCTTGAAGTTGACAGACTATCAAACTGCCAGGCATGTAAAAATGATGTATCTGTAAGTCCTCAGAATTATCCTCAACTGattccagaaaagcaaaacagcttGGACATAGTGAAAACTCAGGATGTTGCAATTCAGACAGGTCCATCAGATAGCAATTTGGGAAGGactaaacagaaagaaattatcgTTCCTCAAGGTTATGAATCACCCACATTCAGAGGACTGACCACTCAATACAGCACAGATACAAACAGCCCACTTCAGGTGAGGCACGGAGTACAAGAGGATAAAGATACTTCAACAGAACAAAATCTTGAGAAACAAGAAGCAGCCTGTGAAAAAGTAATTCTGACAAAAGATCAGAGTCACCTTTGTATGaatggaagtaatttttctccACCAGACACAACTGCAAAGACTCCAGTTGGCTCTCCTGTAAGAGGACACCCTTTTTATAGACAGGATGCCAAACCTAAACCCAAGCCTGGTAATGAAATTACAAGAGATTACATACCAAAAATTGGAATGACTACTTACAAGATAGTGCCTCCAAAATCCTTAGAAATAATGAAGAGCTGGGAATCAGAAAGTCCATCAGATTATAAGGATCAAGAGGTATCTCCCTTGGAAAACTCTCTGAAGCATGAAGATCCTAAAGGACTCACAGTGCAAGCTGAAATTTCTTATCTTCCAAAAAGTGTGGGTCATCTGCAGACTGATTCACCAAATGAACCTGCTGCAAATAATCTGCTGCACAGAGTGAACAGCCTTTCTGAACATGTTTTGGTGTCTGGAGCTGAGATTACTTCTGACAGCAACCGGATGGAAATAGAGTCTTCCAAACAGCGTGTCCCACCGCTAAGCTTGGATAATACAAATGCATCTTCTGAGGCTCAGGACAAGTCAAACGTACTAAGTCCTACAACAAAGCCTAGTTCTTTTTATCTGCAGATGCAACGAAGAGCTTCAGGTCATTATGTGACATCTGCAGTTGCCCGAAGTACTGTTGTTGCTCCTAATTCCAttcaaaatgaagttaaaaatacagagatggGAAAAAGAGTCTCATCACCTGATCCAACCTCTTTGTCTTTACATAAAGcaagtgtttcttttcctccagcagaTGAAGGAGAAgttgatgctgaaaaaaaaattgaatccCCCATTTCACCTGTTAAAAGCAATAAACCTTCAAgtgtcccctcctgcccaccagcaCTGGTGAACCTAAAAACTTTAAGAACTTTTGCAGTTCCAAAGCCGTACTCCAGTTCGAGACCATCCCCTTTTGCTCTTGCTGTCTCATCTGCAGTCAAACGGTCACAGTCGTTCAGTAAGACCCGTACAATCACTAGCCCAGCACTGAGAGAGGAATCTCCGGTTGAACTCTCCTCTGCCACTTCAGCAGCTGAATCTTCCTTGGCTACCTCCATGCCTCAAGTGAAAAGCCCTTCCTTACAGACTGTAACAGGAGGGGCACAAAACAGTCTAATGGATAAG GAAGCCAGGAATGTGAACAGTGAGCAAAAGAGTCAGGTGCAGTCAGGTGCTTCCAGTGACCACCCACCCTCTGTCACTAAAAGACCAACTGCAATGACGTTTCAGCACTCTGACCCAGAACAGATCCATCAGAGCTTGATGGCTGCAATCCGctctggagaagctgctgccaaATTGAAAAGG
- the COBLL1 gene encoding cordon-bleu protein-like 1 isoform X12, whose protein sequence is MEQKENVIDKDIELSVVLPGDVIKYTTVNGRKPMMDLLIFLCAQYHLNPSSYTIELVSAENSQIKFKPNTPVGMLEVEKVIVKPKQLDKKKPAPVIPEQTVRVVINYKKTQKTVVRVSPHSPLQELIPIICSKCEFDPSHTLLLKNYQSQEPLDVTKSLNDLGLRELYAMDISRDSYQSENLDVLKEKENKGFFSFFQRSKKKREQAASAPATPLMSKPRPTFMRSNTISKQYDSNTLPSEMPKKRRAPLPPLPHSQSAPQELAQAQAPPGLVRKGSLQLSDTASVNASLRRMKRKAPSPPSRAPEHQNESSNQTVTVPTESAPSKVEEGSTEMQSETGVKSSEYSLGEIDEREEMSVQQREDSESTNNSLGTGEITAAFSSAEVPLEMEKNNPASSASVPGSVSVDSSESFKEEKQENMSTDGKGLQTKISSEQDAFEKDRKLRILDQHRTNDHSDTKLLPTTEEGKELQTAEIKTVNFRENNKLEVDRLSNCQACKNDVSVSPQNYPQLIPEKQNSLDIVKTQDVAIQTGPSDSNLGRTKQKEIIVPQGYESPTFRGLTTQYSTDTNSPLQVRHGVQEDKDTSTEQNLEKQEAACEKVILTKDQSHLCMNGSNFSPPDTTAKTPVGSPVRGHPFYRQDAKPKPKPGNEITRDYIPKIGMTTYKIVPPKSLEIMKSWESESPSDYKDQEVSPLENSLKHEDPKGLTVQAEISYLPKSVGHLQTDSPNEPAANNLLHRVNSLSEHVLVSGAEITSDSNRMEIESSKQRVPPLSLDNTNASSEAQDKSNVLSPTTKPSSFYLQMQRRASGHYVTSAVARSTVVAPNSIQNEVKNTEMGKRVSSPDPTSLSLHKASVSFPPADEGEVDAEKKIESPISPVKSNKPSSVPSCPPALVNLKTLRTFAVPKPYSSSRPSPFALAVSSAVKRSQSFSKTRTITSPALREESPVELSSATSAAESSLATSMPQVKSPSLQTVTGGAQNSLMDKEARNVNSEQKSQVQSGASSDHPPSVTKRPTAMTFQHSDPEQIHQSLMAAIRSGEAAAKLKRVGPPSNTVSVNGRARLSPLYSTEAKTNH, encoded by the exons GAAGCCCATGATGGACTTACTGATCTTTCTCTGTGCACAGTATCATTTAAATCCGTCGAGTTATACTATAGAGTTGGTATCAGCAGAAAACAGCCAGATAAAATTTAAGCCCAACACACCAGTGGGAATGCTTGAAGTGGAAAAGGTGATTGTAAAGCCAAAACAACTGGATAAGAAGAAACCTGCTCCTGTTATACCAGAG cAAACAGTAAGGGTAGTGATAAACTACAAGAAGACACAGAAGACAGTAGTAAGAGTAAGTCCTCATTCACCCCTTCAAGAACTCATACCAATCATCTGTAGTAAATGTGAGTTTGATCCTTCACACACCCTGCTGTTGAAGAATTACCAATCTCAAGAACCCCTTGATGTGACAAAATCTCTTAATGACCTTGGACTAAGAGAATTATATGCCATGGATATCAGTCGAG ACTCCTACCAATCAGAAAATCTAGATGttctgaaggagaaagaaaacaaaggatttttcagcttttttcaacgaagcaagaagaaaagagaacaa GCTGCCAGTGCCCCAGCAACTCCATTGATGAGCAAACCAAGGCCAACATTTATGAGATCCAACACCATCAGCAAGCAGTATGATTCAAACACTTTGCCATCTGAAATGCCAAAGAAACGCAGAGCTCCTTTACCGCCTCTGCCGCATTCTCAGAGTGCTCCCCAGGAACTTGCACAAGCCCAG GCCCCTCCAGGATTAGTACGGAAAGGTTCCCTGCAGCTCAGTGACACCGCTTCTGTCAACGCCTCTCTACGGAGGATGAAGCGCAAAGCACCCTCACCACCTTCTAGAGCACCAGAACATCAAAATGAAAGCAGTAATCAGACTG TAACAGTGCCAACAGAATCAGCTCCTTCTAAAGTGGAAGAAGGATCCACTGAAATGCAGTCTGAAACAG GTGTAAAGAGCTCAGAATACAGCCTGGGAGAAATTGATGAAAGGGAAGAGATGAGTGTGCAACAGAGAGAGGACAGTGAAAGCACAAATAACTCTCTTGGGACAGGAGAGATTACTGCagccttcagctctgctgaggtaccactggaaatggaaaaaaataatcctgcttCATCAGCTTCAGTTCCCGGTAGTGTTTCTGTAGACAGCTCAGAAAGcttcaaggaagaaaaacaagaaaatatgaGCACAGATGGCAA AGGACTACAGACTAAGATAAGCAGTGAGCAAGATGCATTTGAAAAAGACAGGAAGCTTAGAATTTTGGATCAACATAGAACCAATG ATCACAGTGATACAAAACTCCTTCCAACaacagaagaagggaaagaactTCAGacagctgaaattaaaacagtaaattttagagaaaataaCAAGCTTGAAGTTGACAGACTATCAAACTGCCAGGCATGTAAAAATGATGTATCTGTAAGTCCTCAGAATTATCCTCAACTGattccagaaaagcaaaacagcttGGACATAGTGAAAACTCAGGATGTTGCAATTCAGACAGGTCCATCAGATAGCAATTTGGGAAGGactaaacagaaagaaattatcgTTCCTCAAGGTTATGAATCACCCACATTCAGAGGACTGACCACTCAATACAGCACAGATACAAACAGCCCACTTCAGGTGAGGCACGGAGTACAAGAGGATAAAGATACTTCAACAGAACAAAATCTTGAGAAACAAGAAGCAGCCTGTGAAAAAGTAATTCTGACAAAAGATCAGAGTCACCTTTGTATGaatggaagtaatttttctccACCAGACACAACTGCAAAGACTCCAGTTGGCTCTCCTGTAAGAGGACACCCTTTTTATAGACAGGATGCCAAACCTAAACCCAAGCCTGGTAATGAAATTACAAGAGATTACATACCAAAAATTGGAATGACTACTTACAAGATAGTGCCTCCAAAATCCTTAGAAATAATGAAGAGCTGGGAATCAGAAAGTCCATCAGATTATAAGGATCAAGAGGTATCTCCCTTGGAAAACTCTCTGAAGCATGAAGATCCTAAAGGACTCACAGTGCAAGCTGAAATTTCTTATCTTCCAAAAAGTGTGGGTCATCTGCAGACTGATTCACCAAATGAACCTGCTGCAAATAATCTGCTGCACAGAGTGAACAGCCTTTCTGAACATGTTTTGGTGTCTGGAGCTGAGATTACTTCTGACAGCAACCGGATGGAAATAGAGTCTTCCAAACAGCGTGTCCCACCGCTAAGCTTGGATAATACAAATGCATCTTCTGAGGCTCAGGACAAGTCAAACGTACTAAGTCCTACAACAAAGCCTAGTTCTTTTTATCTGCAGATGCAACGAAGAGCTTCAGGTCATTATGTGACATCTGCAGTTGCCCGAAGTACTGTTGTTGCTCCTAATTCCAttcaaaatgaagttaaaaatacagagatggGAAAAAGAGTCTCATCACCTGATCCAACCTCTTTGTCTTTACATAAAGcaagtgtttcttttcctccagcagaTGAAGGAGAAgttgatgctgaaaaaaaaattgaatccCCCATTTCACCTGTTAAAAGCAATAAACCTTCAAgtgtcccctcctgcccaccagcaCTGGTGAACCTAAAAACTTTAAGAACTTTTGCAGTTCCAAAGCCGTACTCCAGTTCGAGACCATCCCCTTTTGCTCTTGCTGTCTCATCTGCAGTCAAACGGTCACAGTCGTTCAGTAAGACCCGTACAATCACTAGCCCAGCACTGAGAGAGGAATCTCCGGTTGAACTCTCCTCTGCCACTTCAGCAGCTGAATCTTCCTTGGCTACCTCCATGCCTCAAGTGAAAAGCCCTTCCTTACAGACTGTAACAGGAGGGGCACAAAACAGTCTAATGGATAAG GAAGCCAGGAATGTGAACAGTGAGCAAAAGAGTCAGGTGCAGTCAGGTGCTTCCAGTGACCACCCACCCTCTGTCACTAAAAGACCAACTGCAATGACGTTTCAGCACTCTGACCCAGAACAGATCCATCAGAGCTTGATGGCTGCAATCCGctctggagaagctgctgccaaATTGAAAAGG
- the COBLL1 gene encoding cordon-bleu protein-like 1 isoform X13: MIRGRKPMMDLLIFLCAQYHLNPSSYTIELVSAENSQIKFKPNTPVGMLEVEKVIVKPKQLDKKKPAPVIPEQTVRVVINYKKTQKTVVRVSPHSPLQELIPIICSKCEFDPSHTLLLKNYQSQEPLDVTKSLNDLGLRELYAMDISRDSYQSENLDVLKEKENKGFFSFFQRSKKKREQAASAPATPLMSKPRPTFMRSNTISKQYDSNTLPSEMPKKRRAPLPPLPHSQSAPQELAQAQVRPASETVKSNSLDRNEQAPPGLVRKGSLQLSDTASVNASLRRMKRKAPSPPSRAPEHQNESSNQTVTVPTESAPSKVEEGSTEMQSETGVKSSEYSLGEIDEREEMSVQQREDSESTNNSLGTGEITAAFSSAEVPLEMEKNNPASSASVPGSVSVDSSESFKEEKQENMSTDGKGLQTKISSEQDAFEKDRKLRILDQHRTNDHSDTKLLPTTEEGKELQTAEIKTVNFRENNKLEVDRLSNCQACKNDVSVSPQNYPQLIPEKQNSLDIVKTQDVAIQTGPSDSNLGRTKQKEIIVPQGYESPTFRGLTTQYSTDTNSPLQVRHGVQEDKDTSTEQNLEKQEAACEKVILTKDQSHLCMNGSNFSPPDTTAKTPVGSPVRGHPFYRQDAKPKPKPGNEITRDYIPKIGMTTYKIVPPKSLEIMKSWESESPSDYKDQEVSPLENSLKHEDPKGLTVQAEISYLPKSVGHLQTDSPNEPAANNLLHRVNSLSEHVLVSGAEITSDSNRMEIESSKQRVPPLSLDNTNASSEAQDKSNVLSPTTKPSSFYLQMQRRASGHYVTSAVARSTVVAPNSIQNEVKNTEMGKRVSSPDPTSLSLHKASVSFPPADEGEVDAEKKIESPISPVKSNKPSSVPSCPPALVNLKTLRTFAVPKPYSSSRPSPFALAVSSAVKRSQSFSKTRTITSPALREESPVELSSATSAAESSLATSMPQVKSPSLQTVTGGAQNSLMDKEARNVNSEQKSQVQSGASSDHPPSVTKRPTAMTFQHSDPEQIHQSLMAAIRSGEAAAKLKRVGPPSNTVSVNGRARLSPLYSTEAKTNH, encoded by the exons GAAGCCCATGATGGACTTACTGATCTTTCTCTGTGCACAGTATCATTTAAATCCGTCGAGTTATACTATAGAGTTGGTATCAGCAGAAAACAGCCAGATAAAATTTAAGCCCAACACACCAGTGGGAATGCTTGAAGTGGAAAAGGTGATTGTAAAGCCAAAACAACTGGATAAGAAGAAACCTGCTCCTGTTATACCAGAG cAAACAGTAAGGGTAGTGATAAACTACAAGAAGACACAGAAGACAGTAGTAAGAGTAAGTCCTCATTCACCCCTTCAAGAACTCATACCAATCATCTGTAGTAAATGTGAGTTTGATCCTTCACACACCCTGCTGTTGAAGAATTACCAATCTCAAGAACCCCTTGATGTGACAAAATCTCTTAATGACCTTGGACTAAGAGAATTATATGCCATGGATATCAGTCGAG ACTCCTACCAATCAGAAAATCTAGATGttctgaaggagaaagaaaacaaaggatttttcagcttttttcaacgaagcaagaagaaaagagaacaa GCTGCCAGTGCCCCAGCAACTCCATTGATGAGCAAACCAAGGCCAACATTTATGAGATCCAACACCATCAGCAAGCAGTATGATTCAAACACTTTGCCATCTGAAATGCCAAAGAAACGCAGAGCTCCTTTACCGCCTCTGCCGCATTCTCAGAGTGCTCCCCAGGAACTTGCACAAGCCCAGGTCAGACCAGCATCTGAAACTGTGAAATCCAACAGCCTTGATAGGAATGAACAG GCCCCTCCAGGATTAGTACGGAAAGGTTCCCTGCAGCTCAGTGACACCGCTTCTGTCAACGCCTCTCTACGGAGGATGAAGCGCAAAGCACCCTCACCACCTTCTAGAGCACCAGAACATCAAAATGAAAGCAGTAATCAGACTG TAACAGTGCCAACAGAATCAGCTCCTTCTAAAGTGGAAGAAGGATCCACTGAAATGCAGTCTGAAACAG GTGTAAAGAGCTCAGAATACAGCCTGGGAGAAATTGATGAAAGGGAAGAGATGAGTGTGCAACAGAGAGAGGACAGTGAAAGCACAAATAACTCTCTTGGGACAGGAGAGATTACTGCagccttcagctctgctgaggtaccactggaaatggaaaaaaataatcctgcttCATCAGCTTCAGTTCCCGGTAGTGTTTCTGTAGACAGCTCAGAAAGcttcaaggaagaaaaacaagaaaatatgaGCACAGATGGCAA AGGACTACAGACTAAGATAAGCAGTGAGCAAGATGCATTTGAAAAAGACAGGAAGCTTAGAATTTTGGATCAACATAGAACCAATG ATCACAGTGATACAAAACTCCTTCCAACaacagaagaagggaaagaactTCAGacagctgaaattaaaacagtaaattttagagaaaataaCAAGCTTGAAGTTGACAGACTATCAAACTGCCAGGCATGTAAAAATGATGTATCTGTAAGTCCTCAGAATTATCCTCAACTGattccagaaaagcaaaacagcttGGACATAGTGAAAACTCAGGATGTTGCAATTCAGACAGGTCCATCAGATAGCAATTTGGGAAGGactaaacagaaagaaattatcgTTCCTCAAGGTTATGAATCACCCACATTCAGAGGACTGACCACTCAATACAGCACAGATACAAACAGCCCACTTCAGGTGAGGCACGGAGTACAAGAGGATAAAGATACTTCAACAGAACAAAATCTTGAGAAACAAGAAGCAGCCTGTGAAAAAGTAATTCTGACAAAAGATCAGAGTCACCTTTGTATGaatggaagtaatttttctccACCAGACACAACTGCAAAGACTCCAGTTGGCTCTCCTGTAAGAGGACACCCTTTTTATAGACAGGATGCCAAACCTAAACCCAAGCCTGGTAATGAAATTACAAGAGATTACATACCAAAAATTGGAATGACTACTTACAAGATAGTGCCTCCAAAATCCTTAGAAATAATGAAGAGCTGGGAATCAGAAAGTCCATCAGATTATAAGGATCAAGAGGTATCTCCCTTGGAAAACTCTCTGAAGCATGAAGATCCTAAAGGACTCACAGTGCAAGCTGAAATTTCTTATCTTCCAAAAAGTGTGGGTCATCTGCAGACTGATTCACCAAATGAACCTGCTGCAAATAATCTGCTGCACAGAGTGAACAGCCTTTCTGAACATGTTTTGGTGTCTGGAGCTGAGATTACTTCTGACAGCAACCGGATGGAAATAGAGTCTTCCAAACAGCGTGTCCCACCGCTAAGCTTGGATAATACAAATGCATCTTCTGAGGCTCAGGACAAGTCAAACGTACTAAGTCCTACAACAAAGCCTAGTTCTTTTTATCTGCAGATGCAACGAAGAGCTTCAGGTCATTATGTGACATCTGCAGTTGCCCGAAGTACTGTTGTTGCTCCTAATTCCAttcaaaatgaagttaaaaatacagagatggGAAAAAGAGTCTCATCACCTGATCCAACCTCTTTGTCTTTACATAAAGcaagtgtttcttttcctccagcagaTGAAGGAGAAgttgatgctgaaaaaaaaattgaatccCCCATTTCACCTGTTAAAAGCAATAAACCTTCAAgtgtcccctcctgcccaccagcaCTGGTGAACCTAAAAACTTTAAGAACTTTTGCAGTTCCAAAGCCGTACTCCAGTTCGAGACCATCCCCTTTTGCTCTTGCTGTCTCATCTGCAGTCAAACGGTCACAGTCGTTCAGTAAGACCCGTACAATCACTAGCCCAGCACTGAGAGAGGAATCTCCGGTTGAACTCTCCTCTGCCACTTCAGCAGCTGAATCTTCCTTGGCTACCTCCATGCCTCAAGTGAAAAGCCCTTCCTTACAGACTGTAACAGGAGGGGCACAAAACAGTCTAATGGATAAG GAAGCCAGGAATGTGAACAGTGAGCAAAAGAGTCAGGTGCAGTCAGGTGCTTCCAGTGACCACCCACCCTCTGTCACTAAAAGACCAACTGCAATGACGTTTCAGCACTCTGACCCAGAACAGATCCATCAGAGCTTGATGGCTGCAATCCGctctggagaagctgctgccaaATTGAAAAGG